ATTCGTTCGCTAACAGCCGGCTGATCTGGTCCCAGGCGATCTCCCGAGGTTTTCAACCGAGTCGGGTGGCCGGCTATCGGATGTGGCAGCGGCTTGGCCGTCAGGTGCGCCGTGGTGAGCACGGTCTGCAGATCCTCGCCCCCGTCATCGCCAAGGTCACACCCCAAAACGATGATGAGGATGAACGGCGGGTGGTCGGTTTTCGGGTGGTTCGTGTTTTCGATATCGCCCAGACCGACGGTGAACCCCTCCCCGAGGTCACCACCGTCCCCGTCGAAGGGGATCTTCCTTCCCAATGGGAGCGGGTCGGTGAGCTCATCATCGGAGCCGGATTCGGCCTACAGGTCGCCGACCTCGACCGACTGGGCGACGCCAACGGGATCACCGACTGGCACCAACGAGACGTGGTCGTCCGGGCCAGCCTGCCCGGGGCGCAGCGGTTCAAGACGGCGATACACGAACTCGCTCACATCCGACTGCACGAACCGACCACCGAAGGTAGGCCCAAATGTCGTGGGATCGTCGAGGTCGAGGCC
This genomic interval from Acidimicrobiia bacterium contains the following:
- a CDS encoding ArdC-like ssDNA-binding domain-containing protein, translating into MERLHDQLQTSLRELVTSEDWQRALAVAARFHDYSFANSRLIWSQAISRGFQPSRVAGYRMWQRLGRQVRRGEHGLQILAPVIAKVTPQNDDEDERRVVGFRVVRVFDIAQTDGEPLPEVTTVPVEGDLPSQWERVGELIIGAGFGLQVADLDRLGDANGITDWHQRDVVVRASLPGAQRFKTAIHELAHIRLHEPTTEGRPKCRGIVEVEA